DNA from Quercus lobata isolate SW786 chromosome 1, ValleyOak3.0 Primary Assembly, whole genome shotgun sequence:
CATAAATCGAGGGCTATGCGGATCCTCGGACATATATGAAATGGAATAAAGATGGACCAAGCTACTTATGGATGTAACCACAATTAACATCACTACGGTCGGGCTATCGAACACGGAGTCAGAAGTGAATTACGAGTCGGACCAATTTGCGCGAATCGAGCGAGCTCCCCTTGCATGCAATGATGTGGTGGTGAACCTCTCATTCTAATTCAGTGCTCTCCGAACCGTGCGGGAAGGTTTCCCATCACACGGCTCACCAACTTGATCTTCCGCGGGAACCGTATGTCCGAACAGGCCTGGAAAAACAGGTACGATCCCGCTTTCCTTTGCCACTCAAGTGTACGGCATCTGCCGTGCTTAGGCCCCTTCTTCCCTTCCCTAATGAAAGAGTCCACCGCCTGCCTTAGTAGTCTCAAATAGGGCGTGCAGGCCCGCCTCTTTTTTGAGTAGGTGATTCACTACCGAAGCGAAGAAAAGGCTGGATCAAGAAAAGGGGGTACTACGAGCCCTCTGCCCCACGCATCTAACCAGCTCGCGTGGTTCACCGGTTCCACCGACTAGACTCTTAGAGTGATTCAGTCGATACAGAGGTGCGCTTGAAGTGGGGGGTGTGCTGTCCCTATTGGGCTGGGCCCTTCCCCATAAGGCCCCACCATCGGGGCATAAGCGCCCTCTTGCTACCCATATGCGAGGCGCCGTCTTAGCCTTCCCTGACCAGGATCGCTCCCACACCTGTAGCGTTCGTGATCGGCCTACTCAACTGTGTATCGATCGAAAGGCAGGGCGGCACAGCCCCCAACCAAGGGAGTGGTTACATCCAGCATGTCCTCCCTTATTCCCGACATGCTATGGTGCCCCGGGGTGGGTAGGAGCGGGTCGAGTCCGTATCGCCGCGGAGCAAGAGCCGCGTCCGGATCTGATCTATCTACTCGGCAATTCATCCGGTGACTTCACGGTCGCCAAAGAAGCCCCAAGAAGCATCAAACATTTCCGATGAGACCCATGGAGCAATTCTTAGATAGCAAGCACTAGCTCCCGGTGCGACTTCATAAAAAGCAATCAAAGATAAGATCGAAGAGAATGAAACGCACGTAGTGGTCATTATAGCGCTTCCTTCTGATCCTAGAAAACGTCCGAAAAAACCTGCTACGGAACTACCGAGCAGGGGCAAAAATACGATAAGTAGATACATAATTTCGAGTGTGATCAGACAACCAAAAATCAGACAATGACAAAGCGGCCTGTGATAGATTGATCGACGTCTGTCTGAAGAACGCTCGACCGAAGGAATGAGTCACAAGGTGAATTGTAAGCCCCAACGACAAAGGAACGAGCATTTTCGGGGACTAGCCCGCTTCCCATTACTCAAGAGGGCAATTGTCCGGTCCTCTTTCATGTGGAATCGGTTTAGTTAGATCGTACCCAAGCCCGCCTCCATTTTCTTATGTGAAAGAGGTGCTTGCTTTATGAAAGTTCAACCTTCTTTCTTCGATCAGAATACGGATGAAATCAAAAAGGCCATCATTGAGGCAAACGATGCAATAGCTTCGGTTAGAGCAAAGCCCAAAATGGCATAACCAAATAATTGTTTAGCCAATGATGGATTTCGCGCCACGGAATGGA
Protein-coding regions in this window:
- the LOC115986374 gene encoding uncharacterized protein LOC115986374; this translates as MLEGAKSMGAGAATIASAGAAVGIGNVFSSLIHSVARNPSLAKQLFGYAILGFALTEAIASFASMMAFLISSVF